One Nicotiana sylvestris chromosome 12, ASM39365v2, whole genome shotgun sequence genomic window carries:
- the LOC104237308 gene encoding ABSCISIC ACID-INSENSITIVE 5-like protein 2, whose amino-acid sequence MVTHGMGSQGGVGGGKEAKPNVLARQGSLYSLTLDEVQNQLGNFGKPLNSMNLDELVKTVWTIEASQELGGNDYGAAQHWTNSLHRQSSGITLSRDLSKKTVDEVWQDIQQGQQRDSSIDKRSQERQLTFGEITLEDFLVKAGVIAESTQGRRISGLVLGVDSMSLAQQAQWPHYQIPTMHQAPEQQLQQQQNIIPVFMPGHPVQQPLPVVANPIVDPETQMIMSPSHLMGTLSDTQTSGRKRVAPEDVIEKSVERRQKRMIKNRESAARSRARKQAYTHELENKVSRLEEENERLKRQKEMEKILPSVPPPEPKYQLRRTSSGPI is encoded by the exons ATGGTAACTCATGGGATGGGATCTCAGGGGGgagttggtggtggaaaagaagcaaAGCCGAATGTTTTGGCTAGGCAAGGATCACTCTACAGCCTCACTCTTGATGAGGTTCAGAATCAATTGGGGAATTTTGGGAAACCACTAAATAGCATGAATCTTGATGAGCTTGTTAAAACTGTATGGACTATTGAGGCTAGTCAAGAATTGGGGGGAAATGATTATGGGGCAGCGCAGCACTGGACTAATTCCCTGCATCGACAATCATCGGGCATTACATTGTCCAGAGATCTCAGCAAGAAGACTGTTGATGAGGTGTGGCAGGATATTCAACAGGGGCAACAGAGGGATAGTAGTATTGATAAGAGAAGTCAGGAGAGACAACTTACTTTTGGTGAGATAACTCTGGAGGATTTCTTGGTCAAGGCTGGAGTGATTGCAGAGTCGACCCAAGGCAGGAGAATTTCGGGTTTAGTTTTAGGGGTTGATTCAATGTCATTGGCACAGCAAGCTCAGTGGCCACATTATCAAATTCCCACAATGCATCAGGCACCGGAACAGCAGCTTCAACAACAACAGAATATCATACCAGTTTTTATGCCAGGCCATCCGGTTCAACAGCCTTTACCTGTTGTTGCTAACCCAATTGTGGATCCCGAAACTCAGATGATAATGTCTCCATCACATCTAATGGGAACATTATCGGACACACAAACATCTGGAAGAAAGCGGGTTGCTCCAGAGGATGTGATCGAAAAGAGTGTCGAAAGGAGGCAGAAGAGGATGATCAAAAATAGGGAATCTGCAGCTCGGTCACGAGCAAGGAAGCAG GCTTACACCCATGAACTAGAGAACAAGGTTTCACGGCTTGAAGAGGAGAATGAAAGACTTAAAAGACAGAAG GAGATGGAGAAGATTTTACCAAGTGTGCCACCTCCAGAGCCTAAGTATCAGCTTCGCAGAACAAGTTCGGGCCCTATCTGA
- the LOC104237307 gene encoding uncharacterized protein produces the protein MANPRRISFSPSGNHHQLPISAAAGFQNQTSTQMSSLISFLKKPHAFPFLLSLFLFLTWVSLRFQRPSDSSHQREEWHPAKFYSSGSDQMANLLRFPASSSSIAKDKRGWLLNPISLALDSALSGGAADCASVHLGEIRPGGVRGNHRHHTCNETFVIWGAKTVFRLENDAVKKGYAEVIIDADEVAVAVSPHGTAHALVNVDPVKSTYFMGCQDSIINYNGSTTDFNVWKDL, from the exons ATGGCAAACCCTAGAAGGATTTCATTTTCCCCTTCCGGTAACCACCACCAACTTCCAATATCCGCCGCCGCAGGATTTCAGAATCAGACATCAACCCAAATGTCAAGTTTGATATCCTTCCTGAAGAAACCCCATGCTTTTCCTTTCCTCCTTTCCCTCTTCCTTTTCCTCACTTGGGTTTCCCTCAGATTCCAACGTCCCTCAGATTCAAGTCATCAGCGGGAAGAGTGGCATCCTGCCAAGTTTTATTCTTCTGGTTCAGATCAAATGGCTAATCTTTTGAGGTTCCcagcttcctcttcttccattGCTAAAGATAAACGTGGCTGGTTGCTCAACCCCATTTCCCTTGCCCTTGATTCTGCCCTTTCAG GTGGGGCAGCAGACTGTGCTTCAGTTCATTTGGGCGAGATCAGACCCGGTGGTGTTAGGGGCAACCACAGGCACCACACATGTAATGAGACATTTGTTATTTGGGGAGCTAAGACAGTATTCCGG CTGGAAAATGATGCGGTCAAAAAAGGCTATGCTGAAGTAATAATTGATGCAGATGAAGTTGCTGTTGCAGTCAGCCCCCACGGAACTGCTCATGCTCTAGTAAATGTTGATCCTGTGAAGAGTACATACTTCATGGGGTGCCAGGATAGTATAATCAACTACAATGGCTCAACGACTGACTTTAATGTGTGGAAAGATCTATAG